One genomic segment of Corynebacterium durum includes these proteins:
- a CDS encoding ubiquitin-like protein Pup: MSTTSSHTSHASGGGDDHNHDDSAVGQVSINTHGTDDLLDEIDGLLENNAEEFVRSYVQKGGQ; the protein is encoded by the coding sequence ATGAGCACCACGTCTTCACACACCAGCCATGCCAGCGGCGGCGGGGACGACCACAACCACGACGACTCCGCCGTCGGGCAGGTCTCCATCAACACGCACGGCACAGATGATCTCCTGGACGAAATAGACGGCCTGCTGGAAAACAATGCAGAGGAATTCGTCCGCTCCTACGTGCAGAAAGGCGGCCAATAA
- the arc gene encoding proteasome ATPase, with amino-acid sequence MTSSDMDAADLQVLRRANRELGARNAKLAELLKASRDKLAVLHQELEALAAPPSTYGVLLDINPGGASAEVFTANRRMRLVVSPSVDRAALVPGARVRIGEGSQVVEVCGFETSGELSTLTEVLADSRALVVDTRGEEHVVQLAAPLLQEGQSPRPGDTLLIDARAGYAFEVIPKAEVARLVLEEVPDVSYHDIGGLDAQIEQIHDAVELPFTHPELYRDFALRPPKGVLLYGPPGCGKTLIAKAVAHSLSTRIGDGSRSYFINVKGPELLNKFVGETERQIRIIFERARELAGEGRPVIVFFDEMESIFRTRGSGVSSDMETTVVPQLLAELDGVESLSNVIVIGATNREDLIDPALVRPGRLDVKIRVSRPNRSGARDIFRRYITDDLPLAQPATELIATAVEYAYQPRPFVELTLADSSVEVLHYCDFVSGAMIANIVDRAKKNAIKDFLAGTDKGLTVQHLLSAVDAEYRENEDLPNTANPDEWTRISGHSGKKVIRARVIAQAIAQATDEAR; translated from the coding sequence ATGACATCGTCGGATATGGATGCTGCTGATCTGCAGGTACTGCGTCGCGCTAACCGTGAGCTGGGGGCGCGGAATGCGAAGCTTGCCGAGTTGCTGAAGGCTTCCCGCGACAAGCTCGCAGTATTGCACCAGGAGCTGGAGGCGCTGGCCGCCCCACCAAGCACGTATGGGGTGCTGTTGGACATCAATCCAGGCGGGGCCAGCGCCGAGGTGTTTACCGCGAATCGACGCATGCGGCTGGTGGTCTCGCCGAGTGTGGATCGCGCCGCATTGGTTCCCGGCGCGCGAGTGCGCATTGGGGAGGGCTCGCAGGTGGTGGAGGTGTGTGGTTTTGAAACCTCGGGGGAGCTATCCACGCTGACGGAGGTGTTGGCGGATTCCCGCGCGTTGGTGGTGGATACGCGCGGCGAGGAACATGTGGTGCAGCTTGCCGCTCCGTTGTTGCAAGAGGGACAGTCGCCACGGCCGGGGGACACGCTGCTTATCGACGCCCGCGCGGGTTACGCGTTCGAGGTTATCCCCAAGGCTGAAGTTGCTCGTCTGGTACTGGAGGAGGTGCCGGATGTGTCCTACCACGATATTGGTGGTTTGGATGCGCAGATTGAGCAGATTCATGACGCTGTTGAGTTGCCGTTTACTCACCCTGAATTGTATCGGGATTTTGCGTTGCGTCCACCAAAGGGGGTGTTGTTGTATGGCCCGCCTGGCTGCGGGAAGACGTTGATTGCTAAGGCCGTGGCGCATTCGTTGTCTACGCGTATTGGTGATGGGTCGCGGTCGTATTTTATTAATGTCAAGGGCCCGGAGTTGTTGAATAAGTTTGTCGGAGAAACGGAGCGCCAGATTCGGATTATTTTTGAGCGCGCCAGGGAGTTGGCCGGCGAGGGTCGTCCGGTGATTGTTTTCTTTGATGAGATGGAGTCGATTTTCCGTACGCGCGGGTCGGGGGTGAGTTCCGATATGGAAACAACGGTGGTTCCGCAGTTGCTGGCTGAGTTGGATGGGGTGGAGAGCTTGAGCAATGTAATAGTGATTGGCGCAACGAACCGGGAGGATTTGATTGATCCTGCTCTTGTGCGTCCGGGTCGTTTAGATGTGAAGATTCGCGTGTCCAGGCCGAATAGGTCAGGTGCACGGGATATTTTTAGACGGTACATCACTGATGATCTTCCGTTGGCGCAGCCCGCCACGGAGCTCATTGCCACCGCAGTGGAGTATGCGTATCAGCCTCGTCCTTTTGTGGAATTGACGCTGGCGGATAGTTCGGTTGAGGTGTTGCATTATTGCGATTTTGTGTCTGGTGCCATGATCGCCAATATCGTGGACCGTGCGAAGAAGAACGCGATTAAGGATTTTCTTGCCGGTACGGATAAGGGGTTGACTGTTCAGCATCTATTGTCGGCGGTGGATGCGGAATACCGGGAGAATGAGGATTTGCCTAATACTGCTAACCCGGATGAATGGACGCGTATTAGTGGTCATTCGGGAAAGAAGGTTATTCGCGCTCGGGTGATTGCTCAAGCGATCGCCCAGGCCACGGATGAAGCACGGTAG
- the thiM gene encoding hydroxyethylthiazole kinase, whose product MNQLCCAVSAVREINPLVQCLTNSVVMEITANVLLAVGASPAMCDTPSESADFAAIASAVLINAGTPTRDQYEGMRQAIQGATVAGTPWVLDPVAVGALQERTDFAREILQFAPHAIRGNASEIVALAGLGSGGRGVDATDDVAAALPAAKQLAAQTKGVVAISGESDFIVSAHQVTKVDSGHPLMPIVIGTGCALGALTAAYLGAAHIRGIAAHDAVVAAHAHTGAAGMVAGESARGPGSFAPAWVDALYNLTPEHIAELVTVQEVSSS is encoded by the coding sequence ATGAATCAGCTTTGCTGTGCTGTGTCTGCAGTGCGTGAAATAAATCCTTTGGTGCAATGTTTAACAAATAGTGTGGTCATGGAAATCACGGCCAACGTTCTTCTTGCTGTTGGTGCCTCACCAGCAATGTGCGATACCCCCTCAGAATCAGCTGATTTTGCAGCGATAGCATCAGCTGTGCTGATTAATGCAGGGACTCCTACTCGGGACCAGTATGAGGGCATGCGCCAGGCAATTCAAGGAGCGACCGTCGCGGGAACCCCATGGGTGCTTGACCCCGTTGCGGTGGGTGCACTGCAGGAACGCACCGATTTTGCCCGTGAAATTCTGCAGTTCGCTCCGCACGCTATCCGGGGTAACGCATCTGAAATTGTAGCGTTAGCTGGGCTTGGCTCCGGCGGTCGCGGTGTGGATGCTACTGATGATGTCGCCGCCGCACTTCCTGCTGCCAAGCAGCTTGCTGCGCAGACGAAAGGCGTGGTGGCCATTTCTGGCGAATCCGACTTTATCGTAAGCGCACATCAGGTGACCAAGGTTGATTCTGGGCATCCACTGATGCCTATAGTCATTGGGACTGGTTGCGCGCTGGGGGCGTTAACTGCGGCGTATCTCGGTGCCGCCCATATTCGGGGTATCGCTGCCCACGATGCTGTTGTTGCAGCACATGCCCACACTGGCGCTGCGGGAATGGTTGCGGGTGAAAGTGCACGCGGTCCAGGGTCTTTTGCTCCAGCATGGGTTGATGCGTTGTACAACCTCACGCCTGAACACATCGCCGAGCTTGTGACGGTTCAGGAGGTATCTAGCTCATGA
- the pafA gene encoding Pup--protein ligase has translation MTPPRVLTRRITGIETEYGITYTADGQRRLSPDDIARYLFRSVVDRYGSSNIFTSNGSRLYLDVGSHPEFATAECDSLIQLLTMDKAGDRILDNLAQHAETTLATEGTAAAADGHVYLLKNNVDSFGNSYGCHENYLVTRQTVVKTLGRHLLPFLITRQLISGAGKIYHPIPGSPSEHYGLGFCMSQRADHVWEGVSSATTRSRPIINTRDEPHADSHHYRRLHIIVGDSSMAEPTFALKIGATLLVLEMIEADMPLPSLELADETTAIRDIARDTTGTCLVKLRNGTTITAGEIQRAYCDAAHTWMQQRPTDTNTDTLSSVVDLWTRTLDAIDTQDFSHVDRDIDWVIKHSLIRRYQERYGFDLDHPKLSQIDLMYHDIRPGRGLASILESKGLINRWTTDDAIAHATEHAPDTTRAHLRGRFITAAHETNTPFFVDWMRLKITAPEPQLVELGDPFAAVDTRVDELINHMHKGHNSGEK, from the coding sequence ATGACCCCGCCCCGGGTACTCACCCGCAGAATCACCGGGATTGAAACCGAGTACGGCATCACCTACACCGCCGACGGACAACGGCGACTGAGTCCCGATGACATCGCCCGCTACCTTTTTCGCTCAGTGGTGGACCGCTACGGCAGCTCCAACATCTTCACCTCCAACGGCTCACGCCTCTACCTTGATGTGGGCTCCCACCCAGAGTTCGCCACCGCAGAATGCGACAGCCTCATTCAACTACTCACCATGGACAAAGCAGGCGACCGCATTCTGGACAATCTCGCCCAACACGCCGAAACAACCCTGGCCACTGAAGGCACTGCCGCAGCCGCCGACGGCCACGTCTACCTACTAAAAAACAACGTGGATTCCTTCGGCAACTCCTACGGCTGCCACGAAAACTACCTGGTCACACGCCAAACGGTAGTCAAAACTCTAGGCCGCCATCTCCTGCCGTTCTTGATTACCCGCCAACTCATCAGCGGCGCTGGCAAAATTTACCACCCCATCCCCGGAAGCCCCAGCGAGCACTACGGCCTAGGTTTTTGCATGTCACAACGCGCGGACCACGTCTGGGAGGGCGTTTCTTCAGCCACCACGCGATCCCGTCCCATCATCAACACTCGCGACGAACCTCACGCGGACTCCCACCACTACCGTCGCCTACACATCATCGTTGGGGATTCCTCCATGGCCGAACCCACCTTCGCCCTCAAAATCGGAGCAACCCTCCTCGTGCTGGAAATGATCGAAGCAGACATGCCGCTGCCCAGCCTTGAACTCGCCGACGAGACCACCGCCATTCGCGATATCGCCCGTGACACCACCGGCACCTGCCTGGTCAAGCTCCGAAACGGCACCACCATCACCGCAGGCGAAATACAGCGCGCCTACTGCGACGCAGCACATACATGGATGCAACAACGCCCCACAGACACCAACACCGATACCCTCAGCAGCGTCGTGGACCTCTGGACACGCACCCTTGATGCCATTGACACCCAAGACTTTTCCCACGTTGATCGCGATATCGATTGGGTGATCAAACACTCCCTGATTCGCCGCTACCAAGAACGCTACGGATTCGACCTTGACCACCCCAAACTCTCCCAAATTGATCTGATGTACCACGACATCCGACCGGGCAGGGGACTAGCATCCATCCTCGAATCCAAGGGCCTGATCAACCGCTGGACCACCGACGACGCTATCGCCCACGCCACGGAACACGCGCCGGACACCACCCGAGCGCACCTCCGCGGCCGCTTCATCACCGCCGCACACGAGACTAATACTCCCTTTTTCGTGGACTGGATGCGCCTGAAAATCACCGCGCCAGAACCCCAGCTTGTGGAACTGGGCGACCCCTTCGCGGCCGTCGATACCCGTGTCGACGAACTCATTAACCACATGCATAAAGGACACAACAGTGGCGAAAAATGA
- a CDS encoding HtaA domain-containing protein → MTITASLLNPAFTPLATADVHSTFGLAPRDGVAQTVADNTPALAWGIRGSFYRYVAGATHILDGAKKGPGDYFLWPYQSTKAEGDRLIIQYGGTVNFMKYCGANNELVRGRCDLDFTFADPKIDIDTTTGLGHIYATVHTKSYQKGTWSGPTEVQVGTIDTNAGRYNTDNGVTTWSGVSTKLTADGNNAFSNFYEPESFLDSLNFSYPTAGDIKETQQGYNLRNQIATDTEYNGGGYLFPRTDGNLVLVTGQWGGKGTVRVFDKNLSKLNPGTEIPLTRHGSSGYDTLTNTLYWLNEQDVYAATVTATGIDAPTKIASVPGQNILGFAYSDSTKELGVISLTPGTPAPSFTTIPVSGTTAGNITTVPLPAPRDLYPNLQEERDDDMYGAEFGGDVQGLRALPDGSFITIHGHLLDMKDGGKRQRNLPIHITPKAETKARVITELASDYRDDLRGITMNKSGRMVMWSNLGTSPLMTVQYNAETQRFTTLFTSDGLPQTPSITGATFSEDGTLVIASESKSQVAFVDPTTGVVKSTAALGQHMKDAKDNLLQGTVFGNDGSLYIVDRPVLDYNEYFGIQRLTLPSEGGRRDNSIKPFDMSGTNRPDINRETQDTTPPKVGLPPVNESEKDKTETPQTETPQPGQKPGDKATSSSTSSTVIDGSWARTIETKLVKAGVPMLLAKLVSSLGWIGQVITAPFALLLRLAK, encoded by the coding sequence ATGACTATCACGGCATCGCTACTCAACCCCGCCTTCACCCCACTTGCCACCGCAGATGTTCACAGCACTTTCGGTCTTGCGCCTCGCGACGGCGTGGCACAAACCGTCGCCGACAACACACCCGCCCTGGCCTGGGGCATCCGCGGATCCTTCTACCGCTACGTCGCCGGAGCCACCCACATTCTCGACGGCGCGAAGAAAGGTCCCGGTGACTACTTCCTGTGGCCCTACCAGAGCACAAAAGCAGAAGGCGACAGACTGATCATCCAGTACGGCGGCACCGTCAACTTCATGAAATACTGCGGTGCGAACAACGAGCTCGTACGCGGCAGATGCGACCTTGATTTCACCTTCGCTGATCCGAAGATCGACATTGACACCACCACCGGGCTCGGGCACATCTACGCCACTGTGCATACCAAGAGCTACCAGAAGGGCACATGGTCCGGCCCCACCGAAGTGCAAGTGGGCACCATTGACACCAACGCCGGGCGTTACAACACCGACAATGGCGTCACCACCTGGTCCGGAGTATCCACCAAGCTTACAGCGGACGGCAATAATGCCTTCAGTAACTTCTACGAACCAGAGTCCTTCCTTGACTCCCTCAACTTCTCCTACCCCACCGCCGGAGACATCAAAGAAACGCAACAGGGGTACAATCTGAGGAACCAGATTGCCACCGACACCGAGTACAACGGCGGCGGATACCTCTTCCCCCGCACCGATGGCAACCTTGTCCTTGTGACCGGTCAATGGGGCGGTAAAGGTACCGTCCGCGTCTTTGACAAAAACCTCAGCAAACTCAACCCGGGAACAGAAATTCCGCTGACTAGGCATGGCTCGTCCGGCTACGACACACTCACCAACACGCTCTACTGGTTAAACGAACAGGACGTATACGCCGCTACCGTCACCGCCACCGGCATTGATGCCCCCACGAAAATCGCCTCCGTACCTGGCCAAAACATTCTCGGTTTCGCATACTCCGACAGCACCAAGGAACTGGGCGTGATCAGCCTTACGCCTGGTACACCGGCACCGTCCTTTACTACCATCCCTGTCAGCGGAACCACCGCAGGAAACATCACCACCGTGCCCCTGCCGGCCCCCAGGGACCTCTACCCCAACCTTCAAGAAGAACGCGACGATGACATGTACGGTGCCGAATTCGGCGGAGACGTACAAGGGCTGCGAGCACTGCCCGACGGCAGCTTCATCACTATTCACGGGCATCTGCTCGACATGAAAGACGGAGGCAAACGCCAACGCAACCTTCCCATCCACATCACTCCTAAAGCCGAGACAAAAGCACGAGTCATCACCGAACTTGCCAGCGACTATCGCGACGACCTGCGCGGCATCACCATGAACAAATCTGGGCGCATGGTCATGTGGAGCAACCTGGGTACCTCCCCACTGATGACAGTGCAGTACAACGCCGAAACCCAGCGCTTCACCACACTGTTTACCAGCGACGGTCTGCCACAAACCCCATCCATCACTGGAGCAACCTTCAGTGAGGATGGCACGCTCGTTATCGCCAGCGAAAGCAAGAGCCAAGTAGCCTTTGTTGACCCCACCACCGGTGTTGTGAAAAGCACCGCTGCCCTGGGCCAACACATGAAAGACGCGAAAGATAATCTCCTCCAGGGCACCGTGTTTGGAAACGACGGATCACTCTACATTGTCGATCGCCCAGTCTTAGACTATAACGAATACTTTGGCATCCAGCGCCTGACGCTGCCCAGCGAAGGCGGACGGCGCGACAACTCAATCAAACCCTTCGACATGAGCGGCACCAACCGCCCCGACATCAACCGCGAAACCCAGGACACCACCCCACCGAAAGTGGGCCTCCCGCCGGTGAACGAATCGGAAAAGGACAAGACGGAAACACCTCAAACCGAGACGCCACAGCCAGGGCAGAAACCCGGTGATAAGGCGACATCAAGCTCGACTTCCAGCACCGTTATCGACGGCAGCTGGGCGCGCACCATCGAAACCAAACTGGTCAAAGCCGGCGTCCCGATGCTGCTGGCCAAACTAGTTTCCTCCCTCGGGTGGATCGGGCAGGTTATCACAGCACCGTTTGCCCTGCTGCTACGTCTAGCTAAGTAA
- the dop gene encoding depupylase/deamidase Dop gives MPRFMGTETEYGISTPTDPMLSPIITSTHAVVAFAGKDRRAQWDFGPESPLKDSRGFDLRRYHTVPTIDPDALGVANVMTANGSRFYVDHAHPEYSAPETTNAFDAMLYDAAGDVVLNQAVAAVATQTAAGRSVLKDHDPCPPLKIYKNNVDGKGASYGAHENYMYSRGTDFEVLAQALIPFFVARQVITGAGRVGIGPAGQTPGFQISQRADYIEQEISLETTLNRGIINTRDEPHTDAERWGRLHVIIGDANMSHTAMVLKLGMTSLVLDSIESGTNFTDLRLVDPVGDVRRVSRDLQCTARLTLVDGRELTAIDILRAYRDRVSASSDVDEQVLRLWDEVMDLLADDPLSTSHLLDWTAKYALLNSYANRGVSWDDPKMALIDLQYSDIDPAKSLYHALVRKNRMRTLVSAEQIAQAAAHPPADSRAFFRGHMMTRFRDRIAAANWDSIVVELADGSLVRILMTNLGGLTKQQVAAMCDTATTVDDLVAALRSAGLTEFEPVT, from the coding sequence ATGCCGCGTTTTATGGGGACGGAGACTGAGTACGGTATTTCCACACCTACTGATCCGATGTTGAGTCCTATTATTACGTCCACGCATGCGGTTGTGGCGTTTGCGGGTAAGGATCGCAGGGCGCAGTGGGATTTTGGCCCAGAATCTCCGTTAAAGGATTCCCGGGGCTTTGACCTGCGTCGATACCACACGGTTCCGACGATCGACCCAGATGCGCTTGGCGTGGCGAATGTGATGACCGCTAATGGTTCACGTTTTTATGTGGATCACGCCCACCCTGAATATTCCGCCCCAGAGACGACGAATGCGTTTGATGCGATGCTGTATGACGCGGCGGGTGACGTGGTGTTGAATCAGGCGGTCGCGGCCGTCGCTACGCAGACGGCGGCGGGGCGGTCGGTGCTGAAGGATCATGATCCGTGCCCGCCGTTGAAGATATATAAAAATAATGTTGATGGTAAGGGTGCGTCGTATGGGGCGCATGAAAACTACATGTACAGCCGCGGCACGGATTTTGAGGTGTTGGCTCAGGCGTTAATTCCGTTTTTTGTGGCTCGTCAGGTGATAACAGGTGCAGGCCGGGTGGGTATTGGTCCGGCGGGGCAAACACCAGGTTTTCAGATAAGCCAGCGTGCGGATTACATCGAGCAGGAAATATCGCTAGAAACCACGCTGAACCGTGGCATCATTAATACGCGCGATGAGCCGCACACGGATGCAGAGCGTTGGGGGCGCTTGCATGTGATTATTGGAGACGCCAACATGTCTCACACGGCGATGGTGCTGAAGCTTGGGATGACGTCGCTGGTTCTTGACTCCATCGAATCCGGCACCAATTTCACCGATCTCCGCCTTGTCGATCCAGTTGGTGATGTCCGCCGGGTCTCCAGAGATCTTCAGTGCACCGCACGGCTTACGCTTGTCGACGGCCGCGAACTCACCGCCATTGATATCTTGCGCGCCTATCGCGACCGTGTGTCGGCATCCTCGGATGTGGATGAGCAGGTGCTGCGATTGTGGGATGAGGTGATGGATTTGCTGGCCGATGATCCGCTGTCCACCAGCCACCTGTTGGATTGGACTGCTAAGTATGCGTTGTTGAATTCATACGCGAATCGTGGCGTGTCCTGGGATGATCCCAAGATGGCGTTGATTGACTTGCAGTATTCGGACATCGATCCAGCAAAAAGCCTATATCACGCCTTGGTGCGCAAAAACCGGATGCGCACTTTGGTGTCTGCCGAGCAGATTGCCCAGGCTGCGGCGCATCCACCGGCAGATTCGCGTGCTTTTTTCCGGGGGCACATGATGACCCGATTCCGGGATAGGATTGCGGCCGCTAACTGGGACAGCATTGTTGTGGAACTAGCAGACGGCAGCCTCGTTCGTATTCTGATGACCAACCTGGGTGGTCTGACTAAACAGCAAGTGGCGGCTATGTGTGATACCGCCACCACTGTCGATGATCTGGTGGCTGCCCTGCGATCGGCAGGGCTCACCGAGTTCGAGCCTGTTACTTAG
- a CDS encoding FecCD family ABC transporter permease, whose amino-acid sequence MTLPTAVNADVSRTYKIWIVLGICLLLVGASFVISLTVGSRSTGFMDSLRVMPESLRYAFDSNYAGNMAFNDLVVLIGGLRVPRTVLALLTGVALGGAGALIQGHTRNPLADPHILGINAGAALAVVIAVYAGVGTEPGNLVLPAIIGCAITAGLVFLISSFGPVAMNPLALILAGVALAALFMGLVNALVLNNSLSLDALRAWSTGSVGDRDMGVVRAVFWPFLIGVVLCLFQGRGLNLLSLGESVAATLGLPVTRTRILGLTTVALLGGAAVAGAGPVGFIGLAAPHIVRAIAGHDYRIIIPLSMVVGGMLGLWADILGRVVAHPGEIAMGIVVALFGVPLFIVLVKRGLATEV is encoded by the coding sequence GTGACTCTACCAACCGCCGTGAATGCCGATGTGTCGCGCACCTACAAAATATGGATTGTGCTGGGTATATGCCTCTTGCTTGTGGGGGCGTCATTCGTGATAAGCCTGACGGTAGGATCCCGATCAACTGGTTTTATGGACTCGTTGCGGGTGATGCCGGAATCGCTACGGTACGCCTTTGACTCCAACTACGCCGGGAACATGGCGTTTAATGACCTCGTTGTGCTGATCGGTGGGCTGCGAGTACCACGCACTGTTCTAGCTTTACTCACCGGTGTCGCACTTGGTGGAGCTGGGGCGTTGATCCAAGGGCACACCCGAAATCCACTGGCAGACCCCCATATTTTAGGCATAAACGCCGGTGCAGCCCTGGCTGTCGTGATCGCCGTGTATGCGGGTGTTGGCACCGAACCTGGCAACTTGGTGCTTCCCGCTATCATCGGTTGCGCCATCACCGCTGGATTGGTTTTTCTTATCTCATCGTTTGGGCCGGTGGCCATGAACCCTCTGGCGCTCATTCTGGCGGGTGTGGCGCTAGCTGCTCTGTTTATGGGGCTGGTCAACGCACTTGTTCTGAACAATAGTCTGTCCCTTGATGCTCTTCGTGCGTGGTCAACGGGATCGGTCGGTGACCGTGATATGGGTGTCGTACGTGCCGTATTCTGGCCTTTCCTTATTGGTGTAGTTTTATGCCTTTTCCAAGGGCGAGGACTCAACCTTCTCAGCCTGGGGGAATCCGTCGCTGCGACACTCGGATTGCCAGTGACGCGAACGCGCATTCTCGGGCTTACGACAGTTGCGCTCCTCGGGGGTGCTGCGGTTGCAGGTGCTGGTCCCGTTGGCTTTATCGGCCTAGCTGCCCCGCATATTGTGCGAGCCATAGCAGGCCATGACTATCGAATCATCATTCCGTTGTCCATGGTTGTGGGCGGAATGCTCGGGTTGTGGGCCGATATTCTTGGACGCGTGGTAGCCCACCCTGGCGAAATCGCCATGGGTATTGTCGTAGCGCTCTTCGGGGTTCCACTGTTTATAGTCCTAGTCAAACGAGGCTTGGCGACGGAAGTATGA
- a CDS encoding M18 family aminopeptidase, protein MRSFLDFIASSPSSFHAAHQVARRLDQAGFAQQDEAEPWDASPGGHYVVRGGAIMAWWVPENASPESGFRIVGSHTDSPGFKVKPGTDFTTVGWQQVAVEVYGGPILTSWFDRELVLAGRVILSDGSEKMVSTGPLLRIPNLAIHLSRDKAQDASTLSRQVHLQPVMGVGDPEASVLDVVAASAGVDKHDIVAHDLITCDAQRGEMFGANMDLVAAGRLDNLSSVYASLEAFIAALQSGDAGNDVLVLAAFDHEEVGSATISGAAGPLLENVLVRTAQTLEADTEDLHRMFARSWCVSADAAHSVHPNYVGKHDPVTQPLVNHGPVVKMNANQRYASDAVTWALWERACRDAGVPSQVFVGNNDSPCGSTIGPITATRLGIPTVDVGIPLLSMHSARELCGAHDMGWFAQALEAFFVGD, encoded by the coding sequence ATGCGTAGTTTCCTGGATTTTATAGCCTCGTCTCCAAGTTCTTTTCATGCTGCCCACCAGGTTGCCCGTCGCCTTGATCAGGCTGGTTTTGCCCAGCAGGATGAGGCAGAACCGTGGGACGCCAGCCCTGGTGGCCACTATGTCGTACGTGGCGGGGCGATCATGGCGTGGTGGGTTCCAGAAAATGCTAGTCCGGAGTCTGGCTTCCGCATCGTGGGTTCTCACACGGATTCACCTGGTTTTAAGGTCAAGCCAGGCACGGATTTCACCACTGTAGGCTGGCAGCAGGTTGCAGTAGAAGTTTATGGTGGTCCGATACTAACGTCCTGGTTCGATCGCGAACTTGTGCTAGCTGGGCGCGTGATTCTCAGTGACGGCTCGGAAAAGATGGTGTCCACAGGGCCACTATTGCGCATTCCGAATCTGGCGATTCATTTGTCACGGGACAAAGCCCAGGATGCGAGCACTTTGTCTCGCCAAGTGCATCTGCAACCGGTGATGGGGGTGGGGGATCCAGAGGCGAGCGTGCTGGATGTTGTGGCTGCGTCGGCGGGCGTCGATAAGCATGACATTGTGGCGCATGACCTCATAACATGTGATGCTCAGCGTGGTGAGATGTTTGGCGCAAATATGGATCTAGTTGCCGCGGGACGGCTGGATAATTTGTCCAGTGTGTATGCAAGCCTAGAAGCGTTCATCGCTGCACTTCAGTCGGGCGATGCTGGCAATGATGTTTTGGTGTTGGCGGCTTTTGACCATGAGGAGGTTGGCAGCGCAACAATTTCTGGTGCAGCGGGTCCGTTGCTGGAGAATGTGCTGGTGCGCACCGCCCAGACACTCGAGGCCGACACCGAGGACCTGCACCGAATGTTTGCCCGATCCTGGTGTGTGTCAGCAGATGCTGCGCATTCTGTGCACCCGAATTACGTGGGTAAGCATGATCCGGTGACGCAGCCGCTGGTTAATCATGGTCCTGTGGTGAAGATGAATGCGAATCAGCGGTATGCGAGTGATGCTGTGACGTGGGCGCTGTGGGAGCGTGCATGCCGGGATGCGGGTGTTCCGAGCCAGGTGTTTGTGGGGAATAATGATAGCCCGTGCGGATCGACGATCGGCCCGATTACCGCAACACGGTTAGGCATTCCCACAGTCGATGTGGGGATTCCGCTTTTGTCCATGCATTCGGCGCGGGAATTGTGTGGTGCGCATGATATGGGGTGGTTTGCCCAGGCGTTGGAGGCGTTTTTCGTCGGGGACTAG
- a CDS encoding tRNA (adenine-N1)-methyltransferase, translated as MAYSGPFQPGDRVQLTDAKRRHFTIVLQPGEQFFTHKGSIAHDDVIGQHEGTVVLSSQGGEYLCFRHLMVDHVLSMPRGAAVIYPKDSAQIMVEGDIFPGARVLEAGAGSGALSMSLLRAIGEHGQLISYEIRQDHLDYAEDNVTEFFGGHPKNWSLRLGDLRDVHLDDLDGMPVDRIILDMLEPWECLDTVRELLLPGGVFMTYVATVPQLMKVMEGIRQQKCFTEPRAWESLVREWKVDGLATRPEHRMNAHTAFLVWARRLADGTVAPRPQRRARR; from the coding sequence ATGGCGTATTCAGGCCCTTTTCAGCCGGGTGATCGTGTGCAGTTGACGGATGCGAAGCGCAGGCATTTCACGATTGTGTTGCAGCCCGGCGAGCAGTTTTTCACCCATAAGGGCAGCATTGCGCATGATGACGTTATTGGCCAGCATGAGGGCACGGTGGTGTTGTCCAGCCAAGGTGGGGAGTATTTGTGTTTCCGGCATTTGATGGTGGACCATGTGCTGTCCATGCCGCGCGGCGCTGCGGTGATTTATCCGAAGGATTCGGCGCAGATCATGGTGGAGGGTGACATTTTTCCGGGCGCTCGCGTGCTTGAGGCGGGTGCCGGTTCAGGTGCGTTGTCAATGAGTTTGTTGCGTGCCATTGGGGAGCATGGCCAGTTGATTTCCTATGAAATTCGTCAGGATCATCTGGATTATGCAGAGGATAATGTCACGGAGTTTTTTGGTGGGCACCCGAAGAATTGGTCGCTGCGGCTCGGGGATCTGCGTGATGTGCATCTTGATGATCTGGATGGCATGCCGGTGGATCGGATTATTTTGGACATGTTGGAACCGTGGGAGTGTTTGGATACGGTGCGTGAATTGTTGCTGCCTGGCGGGGTGTTTATGACGTATGTGGCTACGGTTCCGCAGTTGATGAAGGTGATGGAGGGGATTCGTCAACAGAAGTGCTTTACGGAGCCGCGGGCGTGGGAATCGTTGGTGCGGGAGTGGAAGGTGGATGGTTTGGCCACCCGCCCGGAGCACCGGATGAATGCGCATACGGCGTTTTTGGTGTGGGCGCGTAGGCTTGCCGATGGCACGGTGGCGCCGCGCCCGCAGCGGCGAGCACGGCGGTAA